The Camelina sativa cultivar DH55 chromosome 18, Cs, whole genome shotgun sequence DNA window ATCTTCTCGCTTAGATAAGCCGTGGTCCGCACTCACCTCTTAACAAGATGATTCTGACACAACCAAGATGAAAATCACACCACTAACCGCTTCTATGTCGCCTCTTGCCTCAGATCTTTACTCCCATGGACAGATCATATATCCTCCCAGAAATCGGCACAGAAAACTAATAGAATGATTTTACAGAGATTTCtcttttacttaatttttagAAACGACAAACGGCTAAACCACACTCTAGGACTTTCCTTTTATAAAAAAGCCCTAAGGTTCTCCTCTTAAACCATATCGAATGACATTGAAAGTAAGTCGAGTGCAAACCACACAGTTGCATCGATTAATACTCATCCTTGACGTCGATCGATGCTCAAAATGGAAATTCGGTTGACATTATCagataatagatatattttctCACTGCATATCATGACCacttgaattttgatttttctttacatttttcaaataattttgtgTAGTAGGGAACGAGTAACGTTGTTTTGTTCTTGGTCAAGGACTCAATATTGTATAAGTAGTTTTGTAAAGGGTGTATAGAATACGTAATTGTATATGTGAATTATCTAAATCATACTAAATCActatgtatcttttttttttttttgttaaaaatcacTATGTATCTACTTCTTACTTTCTTAGTAACATTACAAAATCAAAGTATttacaaacaatcaaaaaaaataactctatTATAAAAGATGCTcaatgtttaatatatattagaacaaaaatcaaaataatttttttattatataaccCGTATTTCTACTAGTAATTTAAACCTTTTTTGGTTGAACTTTAataatacattattattaaaatgatCACCAAGGTTAAAAACTCACTTaccattttatataatatagtttagaCGAATAATGGTAAGTGAGTTTTTAACCTTCTGCTTGAGGCTAAAACACGAGAGATATTTTGAccatgttatatattatatgattagaAAGAACACTCGCCGATGAGCACTACTAGTTGTATGATCAAGATCTATCCCATACCTGGTATTTAATTAGCATGTCGTAGACCTTTCTTCAttagataattttaaaaatgagtccacataaaacaaaaaatactaaaCTTTGACATTCATGTAGAATAATGTTAACGTCGAAATTgtaaaaacaattacatatttattagCAAAACATATCTCTCAACGTCAAAGACCCGGCAAACAACTCCTAATCTCCGGCCGTTACGGTGCAACACACAAAATGATactaattgtttttgttaattataatttcattaaatgatttatgattataaaaacaaaaacataatataatgttttcatCTAAACAAACTATATAAACCAAGTTTAGCGACCATTTAAGCAATTGCCCCTACCATTTTacgtttctcttctttctcctccgaCACACTCCAAAACTCATAAATCTCTTTCTTTGATGTGAATTTGACTATTTTCTACGTAATTTAGGATCTTACTATTACTAcatctccttttctttcttttttttttcaattcctAATGGAGAACGAGTTGTTTATGAACACAGAGTTCCCACCACCGTCGGAGTTCGAGCCACCGTCTTCTTCATCGGCGATGATGCTTAATTGGGCTTTAATGGATCCAAATCCACAACaagattcttcttttctatgGGAAAAGTCAAcggaccaacaacaacaacagagcaTCTTTGACTCTGCTTTGAGCTCATTAGTCTCATCACCGACGCCGACAAACTCAAACTTCTCAGGCGGttgcggtggtggtggcggtgatGGTTTTATCATCAGAGAGCTCATTGGTAAGCTTGGTAACATAGGGAATCACAACAGCTCCCGTGAGATCTACGGAGGAACAACTCCGATGTCTAGGTCCGCCTTGTGTTACGCAACTCCGATGAGCTCTCCACCGCCGCCGTCGAATTCGAATTCTCATATAATGATGAACAGAACGACGCCGTTGACTGAATTCTCAGCGGATCCGGGTTTTGCGGAGAGAGCTGCGAGATTCTCTTGCTTTGGTAGCCGGAGCTTTAANNNNNNNNNNNNNNNNNNNNNNNNNNNNNNNNNNNNNNNNNNNNNNNNNNNNNNNNNNNNNNNNNNNNNNNNNNNNNNNNNNNNNNNNNNNNNNNNNNNNNNNNNNNNNNNNNNNNNNNNNNNNNNNNNNNNNNNNNNNNNNNNNNNNNNNNNNNNNNNNNNNNNNNNNNNNNNNNNNNNNNNNNNNNNNNNNNNNNNNNNNNNNNNNNNNNNNNNNNNNNNNNNNNNNNNNNNNNNNNNNNNNNNNNNNNNNNNNNNNNNNNNNNNNNNNNNNNNNNNNNNNNNNNNNNNNNNNNNNNNNNNNNNNNNNNNNNNNNNNNNNNNNNNNNNNNNNNNNNNNNNNNNNNNNNNNNNNNNNNNNNNNNNNNNNNNNNNNNNNNNNNNNNNNNNNNNNNNNNNNNNNNNNNNNNNNNNNNNNNNNNNNNNNNNNNNNNNNNNNNNNNNNNNNNNNNNNNNNNNNNNNNNNNNNNNNNNNNNNNNNNNNNNNNNNNNNNNNNNNNNNNNNNNNNNNNNNNNNNNNNNNNNNNNNNNNNNNNNNNNNNNNNNNNNNNNNNNNNNNNNNNNNNNNNNNNNNNNNNNNNNNNNNNNNNNNNNNNNNNNNNNNNNNNNNNNNNNNNNNNNNNNNNNNNNNNNNNNNNNNNNNNNNNNNNNNNNNNNNNNNNNNNNNNNNNNNNNNNNNNNNNNNNNNNNNNNNNNNNNNNNNNNNNNNNNNNNNNNNNNNNNNNNNNNNNNNNNNNNNNNNNNNNNNNNNNNNNNNNNNNNNNNNNNNNNNNNNNNNNNNNNNNNNNNNNNNNNNNNNNNNNNNNNNNNNNNNNNNNNNNNNNNNNNNNNNNNNNNNNNNNNNNNNNNNNNNNNNNNNNNNNNNNNNNNNNNNNNNNNNNNNNNNNNNNNNNNNNNNNNNNNNNNNNNNNNNNNNNNNNNNNNNNNNNNNNNNNNNNNNNNNNNNNNNNNNNNNNNNNNNNNNNNNNNNNNNNNNNNNNNNNNNNNNNNNNNNNNNNNNNNNNNNNNNNNNNNNNNNNNNNNNNNNNNNNNNNNNNNNNNNNNNNNNNNNNNNNNNNNNNNNNNNNNNNNNNNNNNNNNNNNNNNNNNNNNNNNNNNNNNNNNNNNNNNNNNNNNNNNNNNNNNNNNNNNNNNNNNNNNNNNNNNNNNNNNNNNNNNNNNNNNNNNNNNNNNNNNNNNNNNNNNNNNNNNNNNNNNNNNNNNNNNNNNNNNNNNNNNNNNNNNNNNNNNNNNNNNNNNNNNNNNNNNNNNNNNNNNNNNNNNNNNNNNNNNNNNNNNNNNNNNNNNNNNNNNNNNNNNNNNNNNNNNNNNNNNNNNNNNNNNNNNNNNNNNNNNNNNNNNNNNNNNNNNNNNNNNNNNNNNNNNNNNNNNNNNNNNNNNNNNNNNNNNNNNNNNNNNNNNNNNNNNNNNNNNNNNNNNNNNNNNNNNNNNNNNNNNNNNNNNNNNNNNNNNNNNNNNNNNNNNNNNNNNNNNNNNNNNNNNNNNNNNNNNNNNNNNNNNNNNNNNNNNNNNNNNNNNNNNNNNNNNNNNNNNNNNNNNNNNNNNNNNNNNNNNNNNNNNNNNNNNNNNNNNNNNNNNNNNNNNNNNNNNNNNNNNNNNNNNNNNNNNNNNNNNNNNNNNNNNNNNNNNNNNNNNNNNNNNNNNNNNNNNNNNNNNNNNNNNNNNNNNNNNNNNNNNNNNNNNNNNNNNNNNNNNNNNNNNNNNNNNNNNNNNNNNNNNNNNNNNNNNNNNNNNNNNNNNNNNNNNNNNNNNNNNNNNNNNNNNNNNNNNNNNNNNNNNNNNNNNNNNNNNNNNNNNNNNNNNNNNNNNNNNNNNNNNNNNNNNNNNNNNNNNNNNNNNNNNNNNNNNNNNNNNNNNNNNNNNNNNNNNNNNNNNNNNNNNNNNNNNNNNNNNNNNNNNNNNNNNNNNNNNNNNNNNNNNNNNNNNNNNNNNNNNNNNNNNNNNNNNNNNNNNNNNNNNNNNNNNNNNNNNNNNNNNNNNNNNNNNNNNNNNNNNNNNNNNNNNNNNNNNNNNNNNNNNNNNNNNNNNNNNNNNNNNNNNNNNNNNNNNNNNNNNNNNNNNNNNNNNNNNNNNNNNNNNNNNNNNNNNNNNNNNNNNNNNNNNNNNNNNNNNNNNNNNNNNNNNNNNNNNNNNNNNNNNNNNNNNNNNNNNNNNNNNNNNNNNNNNNNNNNNNNNNNNNNNNNNNNNNNNNNNNNNNNNNNNNNNNNNNNNNNNNNNNNNNNNNNNNNNNNNNNNNNNNNNNNNNNNNNNNNNNNNNNNNNNNNNNNNNNNNNNNNNNNNNNNNNNNNNNNNNNNNNNNNNNNNNNNNNNNNNNNNNNNNNNNNNNNNNNNNNNNNNNNNNNNNNNNNNNNNNNNNNNNNNNNNNNNNNNNNNNNNNNNNNNNNNNNNNNNNNNNNNNNNNNNNNNNNNNNNNNNNNNNNNNNNNNNNNNNNNNNNNNNNNNNNNNNNNNNNNNNNNNNNNNNNNNNNNNNNNNNNNNNNNNNNNNNNNNNNNNNNNNNNNNNNNNNNNNNNNNNNNNNNNNNNNNNNNNNNNNNNNNNNNNNNNNNNNNNNNNNNNNNNNNNNNNNNNNNNNNNNNNNNNNNNNNNNNNNNNNNNNNNNNNNNNNNNNNNNNNNNNNNNNNNNNNNNNNNNNNNNNNNNNNNNNNNNNNNNNNNNNNNNNNNNNNNNNNNNNNNNNNNNNNNNNNNNNNNNNNNNNNNNNNNNNNNNNNNNNNNNNNNNNNNNNNNNNNNNNNNNNNNNNNNNNNNNNNNNNNNNNNNNNNNNNNNNNNNNNNNNNNNNNNNNNNNNNNNNNNNNNNNNNNNNNNNNNNNNNNNNNNNNNNNNNNNNNNNNNNNNNNNNNNNNNNNNNNNNNNNNNNNNNNNNNNNNNNNNNNNNNNNNNNNNNNNNNNNNNNNNNNNNNNNNNNNNNNNNNNNNNNNNNNNNNNNNNNNNNNNNNNNNNNNNNNNNNNNNNNNNNNNNNNNNNNNNNNNNNNNNNNNNNNNNNNNNNNNNNNNNNNNNNNNNNNNNNNNNNNNNNNNNNNNNNNNNNNNNNNNNNNNNNNNNNNNNNNNNNNNNNNNNNNNNNNNNNNNNNNNNNNNNNNNNNNNNNNNNNNNNNNNNNNNNNNNNNNNNNNNNNNNNNNNNNNNNNNNNNNNNNNNNNNNNNNNNNNNNNNNNNNNNNNNNNNNNNNNNNNNNNNNNNNNNNNNNNNNNNNNNNNNNNNNNNNNNNNNNNNNNNNNNNNNNNNNNNNNNNNNNNNNNNNNNNNNNNNNNNNNNNNNNNNNNNNNNNNNNNNNNNNNNNNNNNNNNNNNNNNNNNNNNNNNNNNNNNNNNNNNNNNNNNNNNNNNNNNNNNNNNNNNNNNNNNNNNNNNNNNNNNNNNNNNNNNNNNNNNNNNNNNNNNNNNNNNNNNNNNNNNNNNNNNNNNNNNNNNNNNNNNNNNNNNNNNNNNNNNNNNNNNNNNNNNNNNNNNNNNNNNNNNNNNNNNNNNNNNNNNNNNNNNNNNNNNNNNNNNNNNNNNNNNNNNNNNNNNNNNNNNNNNNNNNNNNNNNNNNNNNNNNNNNNNNNNNNNNNNNNNNNNNNNNNNNNNNNNNNNNNNNNNNNNNNNNNNNNNNNNNNNNNNNNNNNNNNNNNNNNNNNNNNNNNNNNNNNNNNNNNNNNNNNNNNNNNNNNNNNNNNNNNNNNNNNNNNNNNNNNNNNNNNNNNNNNNNNNNNNNNNNNNNNNNNNNNNNNNNNNNNNNNNNNNNNNNNNNNNNNNNNNNNNNNNNNNNNNNNNNNNNNNNNNNNNNNNNNNNNNNNNNNNNNNNNNNNNNNNNNNNNNNNNNNNNNNNNNNNNNNNNNNNNNNNNNNNNNNNNNNNNNNNNNNNNNNNNNNNNNNNNNNNNNNNNNNNNNNNNNNNNNNNNNNNNNNNNNNNNNNNNNNNNNNNNNNNNNNNNNNNNNNNNNNNNNNNNNNNNNNNNNNNNNNNNNNNNNNNNNNNNNNNNNNNNNNNNNNNNNNNNNNNNNNNNNNNNNNNNNNNNNNNNNNNNNNNNNNNNNNNNNNNNNNNNNNNNNNNNNNNNNNNNNNNNNNNNNNNNNNNNNNNNNNNNNNNNNNNNNNNNNNNNNNNNNNNNNNNNNNNNNNNNNNNNNNNNNNNNNNNNNNNNNNNNNNNNNNNNNNNNNNNNNNNNNNNNNNNNNNNNNNNNNNNNNNNNNNNNNNNNNNNNNNNNNNNNNNNNNNNNNNNNNNNNNNNNNNNNNNNNNNNNNNNNNNNNNNNNNNNNNNNNNNNNNNNNNNNNNNNNNNNNNNNNNNNNNNNNNNNNNNNNNNNNNNNNNNNNNNNNNNNNNNNNNNNNNNNNNNNNNNNNNNNNNNNNNNNNNNNNNNNNNNNNNNNNNNNNNNNNNNNNNNNNNNNNNNNNNNNNNNNNNNNNNNNNNNNNNNNNNNNNNNNNNNNNNNNNNNNNNNNNNNNNNNNNNNNNNNNNNNNNNNNNNNNNNNNNNNNNNNNNNNNNNNNNNNNNNNNNNNNNNNNNNNNNNNNNNNNNNNNNNNNNNNNNNNNNNNNNNNNNNNNNNNNNNNNNNNNNNNNNNNNNNNNNNNNNNNNNNNNNNNNNNNNNNNNNNNNNNNNNNNNNNNNNNNNNNNNNNNNNNNNNNNNNNNNNNNNNNNNNNNNNNNNNNNNNNNNNNNNNNNNNNNNNNNNNNNNNNNNNNNNNNNNNNNNNNNNNNNNNNNNNNNNNNNNNNNNNNNNNNNNNNNNNNNNNNNNNNNNNNNNNNNNNNNNNNNNNNNNNNNNNNNNNNNNNNNNNNNNNNNNNNNNNNNNNNNNNNNNNNNNNNNNNNNNNNNNNNNNNNNNNNNNNNNNNNNNNNNNNNNNNNNNNNNNNNNNNNNNNNNNNNNNNNNNNNNNNNNNNNNNNNNNNNNNNNNNNNNNNNNNNNNNNNNNNNNNNNNNNNNNNNNNNNNNNNNNNNNNNNNNNNNNNNNNNNNNNNNNNNNNNNNNNNNNNNNNNNNNNNNNNNNNNNNNNNNNNNNNNNNNNNNNNNNNNNNNNNNNNNNNNNNNNNNNNNNNNNNNNNNNNNNNNNNNNNNNNNNNNNNNNNNNNNNNNNNNNNNNNNNNNNNNNNNNNNNNNNNNNNNNNNNNNNNNNNNNNNNNNNNNNNNNNNNNNNNNNNNNNNNNNNNNNNNNNNNNNNNNNNNNNNNNNNNNNNNNNNNNNNNNNNNNNNNNNNNNNNNNNNNNNNNNNNNNNNNNNNNNNNNNNNNNNNNNNNNNNNNNNNNNNNNNNNNNNNNNNNNNNNNNNNNNNNNNNNNNNNNNNNNNNNNNNNNNNNNNNNNNNNNNNNNNNNNNNNNNNNNNNNNNNNNNNNNNNNNNNNNNNNNNNNNNNNNNNNNNNNNNNNNNNNNNNNNNNNNNNNNNNNNNNNNNNNNNNNNNNNNNNNNNNNNNNNNNNNNNNNNNNNNNNNNNNNNNNNNNNNNNNNNNNNNNNNNNNNNNNNNNNNNNNNNNNNNNNNNNNNNNNNNNNNNNNNNNNNNNNNNNNNNNNNNNNNNNNNNNNNNNNNNNNNNNNNNNNNNNNNNNNNNNNNNNNNNNNNNNNNNNNNNNNNNNNNNNNNNNNNNNNNNNNNNNNNNNNNNNNNNNNNNNNNNNNNNNNNNNNNNNNNNNNNNNNNNNNNNNNNNNNNNNNNNNNNNNNNNNNNNNNNNNNNNNNNNNNNNNNNNNNNNNNNNNNNNNNNNNNNNNNNNNNNNNNNNNNNNNNNNNNNNNNNNNNNNNNNNNNNNNNNNNNNNNNNNNNNNNNNNNNNNNNNNNNNNNNNNNNNNNNNNNNNNNNNNNNNNNNNNNNNNNNNNNNNNNNNNNNNNNNNNNNNNNNNNNNNNNNNNNNNNNNNNNNNNNNNNNNNNNNNNNNNNNNNNNNNNNNNNNNNNNNNNNNNNNNNNNNNNNNNNNNNNNNNNNNNNNNNNNNNNNNNNNNNNNNNNNNNNNNNNNNNNNNNNNNNNNNNNNNNNNNNNNNNNNNNNNNNNNNNNNNNNNNNNNNNNNNNNNNNNNNNNNNNNNNNNNNNNNNNNNNNNNNNNNNNNNNNNNNNNNNNNNNNNNNNNNNNNNNNNNNNNNNNNNNNNNNNNNNNNNNNNNNNNNNNNNNNNNNNNNNNNNNNNNNNNNNNNNNNNNNNNNNNNNNNNNNNNNNNNNNNNNNNNNNNNNNNNNNNNNNNNNNNNNNNNNNNNNNNNNNNNNNNNNNNNNNNNNNNNNNNNNNNNNNNNNNNNNNNNNNNNNNNNNNNNNNNNNNNNNNNNNNNNNNNNNNNNNNNNNNNNNNNNNNNNNNNNNNNNNNNNNNNNNNNNNNNNNNNNNNNNNNNNNNNNNNNNNNNNNNNNNNNNNNNNNNNNNNNNNNNNNNNNNNNNNNNNNNNNNNNNNNNNNNNNNNNNNNNNNNNNNNNNNNNNNNNNNNNNNNNNNNNNNNNNNNNNNNNNNNNNNNNNNNNNNNNNNNNNNNNNNNNNNNNNNNNNNNNNNNNNNNNNNNNNNNNNNNNNNNNNNNNNNNNNNNNNNNNNNNNNNNNNNNNNNNNNNNNNNNNNNNNNNNNNNNNNNNNNNNNNNNNNNNNNNNNNNNNNNNNNNNNNNNNNNNNNNNNNNNNNNNNNNNNNNNNNNNNNNNNNNNNNNNNNNNNNNNNNNNNNNNNNNNNNNNNNNNNNNNNNNNNNNNNNNNNNNNNNNNNNNNNNNNNNNNNNNNNNNNNNNNNNNNNNNNNNNNNNNNNNNNNNNNNNNNNNNNNNNNNNNNNNNNNNNNNNNNNNNNNNNNNNNNNNNNNNNNNNNNNNNNNNNNNNNNNNNNNNNNNNNNNNNNNNNNNNNNNNNNNNNNNNNNNNNNNNNNNNNNNNNNNNNNNNNTAGAATAATGTTAACGTCGAAATTgtaaaaacaattacatatttattagCAAAACATATCTCTCAACGTCAAAGACCCGGCAAACAACTCCTAATCTCCGGCCGTTACGGTGCAACACACAAAATGATactaattgtttttgttaattataatttcattaaatgatttatgattataaaaacaaaaacataatataatgttttcatCTAAACAAACTATATAAACCAAGTTTAGCGACCATTTAAGCAATTGCCCCTACCATTTTacgtttctcttctttctcctccgaCACACTCCAAAACTCATAAATCTCTTTCTTTGATGTGAATTTGACTATTTTCTACGTAATTTAGGATCTTACTATTACTAcatctccttttctttcttttttttttcaattcctAATGGAGAACGAGTTGTTTATGAACACAGAGTTCCCACCACCGTCGGAGTTCGAGCCACCGTCTTCTTCATCGGCGATGATGCTTAATTGGGCTTTAATGGATCCAAATCCACAACaagattcttcttttctatgGGAAAAGTCAAcggaccaacaacaacaacagagcaTCTTTGACTCTGCTTTGAGCTCATTAGTCTCATCACCGACGCCGACAAACTCAAACTTCTCAGGCGGttgcggtggtggtggcggtgatGGTTTTATCATCAGAGAGCTCATTGGTAAGCTTGGTAACATAGGGAATCACAACAGCTCCCGTGAGATCTACGGAGGAACAACTCCGATGTCTAGGTCCGCCTTGTGTTACGCAACTCCGATGAGCTCTCCACCGCCGCCGTCGAATTCGAATTCTCATATAATGATGAACAGAACGACGCCGTTGACTGAATTCTCAGCGGATCCGGGTTTTGCGGAGAGAGCTGCGAGATTCTCTTGCTTTGGTAGCCGGAGCTTTAACGGAAGAACTAATTCAAATCTTCCggttaacaacaacaacgtcGTCAACAACTCCGGGAAACTGACACGTGTCTCAAGCACACCGGCTCTGAAGGCTCTCGTTTCACCGGAAGTCGCACCGATGATTCCCGGCGGCGAATTTTCCCGGAAGAGAAAAGCTCTGCCGAAAGGgaaatccaaagaaaatccCATTTCCACAGCTTCCCCATCTCCTAGTTTCTCAAAGGTACACAAAATTTTCCCGGAAAGTTTCTTACTTTACTTTTTTCCCGGAAAATTTCGATTGTTTTCCCTAAGCTTTTTCAAATGTTGGAAGAACCGCTTTTTTATTCGAAGAACCCAATTCTTAAAAAAGTCAGCTTTTTTCATAAAGTGATtaactttttgtaatattttaatttcgtAGACGGcggaaaagaaagaagattggagtggaAAAGGAAGTAAAAGCTCAGACGAAAAAGGAggaaaaaggagaagagaggatgaagatgatgatgtagaagaagaagaaggggaaggGAACAAAAGCAATAACACTAAACCACCTGAGCCTCCTAAAGATTACATCCATGTTCGAGCTCGACGCGGCCAAGCCACCGATAGTCACAGCCTCGCCGAACGAGTAATTATTTCACTTCTCCTATAACAACATTATGTTGTCAAATTGGTTTAACTCCGAAGTCAACGAAACTACCAAAGTTTCGAGATTGTTCGACTTTTAGTTCGAACATTAGTTGTTGTTGCCTTTTTCAATAAATCGCTAGGCGTTAGTTAGGCATCGAGAAATGACCTAGCGCTGAATCGGTCTATATTGTTTGTCGCTTAAATTGTTAATTCAGATTGAAGTTTATTAGATGTgataagaatttgagtttgatatgttcttttaatgtttggtttagGTTCGGAGGGAGAAGATTGGTGAACGGATGAAGCTTCTTCAAGATCTTGTGCCCGGATGCAATAAGGtgagacttttttttaatttaaaagtctttgattaattttttgttatgaaCTCTACTGTTGATTAGTGTAATTAGAAAATTAATGTCTTTGTTTATACGATGAAAGGTTACTGGAAAAGCACTGATGCTTGATGAAATTATAAACTACGTACAATCATTGCAAAGACAAGTTGAggtacaattattatttatttggtttcatctaaattctaattaattgtttcatttcattCATTAATCACCGAATTTTAATTATCtgcaatgatttttttcttttaattattttctaatgttttttttttgtttgttttaataatgGCAGTTCTTGTCAATGAAGTTATCATCAGTGAACGACACCAGGCTGGAATTTAACGTGGACGCTCTTGTGTCAAAGGATGTTGTAAGTCACCTTAAACATTAACATCAATTTNNNNNNNNNNNNNNNNNNNNNNNNNNNNNNNNNNNNNNNNNNNNNNNNNNNNNNNNNNNNNNNNNNNNNNNNNNNNNNNNNNNNNNNNNNNNNNNNNNNNNNNNNNNNNNNNNNNNNNNNNNNNNNNNNNNNNNNNNNNNNNNNNNNNNNNNNNNNNNNNNNNNNNNNNNNNNNNNNNNNNNNNNNNNNNNNNNNNNNNNNNNNNNNNNNNNNNNNNNNNNNNNNNNNNNNNNNNNNNNNNNNNNNNNNNNNNNNNNNNNNNNNNNNNNNNNNNNNNNNNNNNNNNNNNNNNNNNNNNNNNNNNNNNNNNNNNNNNNNNNNNNNNNNNNNNNNNNNNNNNNNNNNNNNNNNNNNNNNNNNNNNNNNNNNNNNNNNNNNNNNNNNNNNNNNNNNNNNNNNNNNNNNNNNNNNNNNNNNNNNNNNNNNNNNNNNNNNNNNNNNNNNNNNNNNNNNNNNNNNNNNNNNNNNNNNNNNNNNNNNNNNNNNNNNNNNNNNNN harbors:
- the LOC104760834 gene encoding transcription factor bHLH78-like isoform X2, translating into MENELFMNTEFPPPSEFEPPSSSSAMMLNWALMDPNPQQDSSFLWEKSTDQQQQQSIFDSALSSLVSSPTPTNSNFSGGCGGGGGDGFIIRELIGKLGNIGNHNSSREIYGGTTPMSRSALCYATPMSSPPPPSNSNSHIMMNRTTPLTEFSADPGFAERAARFSCFGSRSFNGRTNSNLPVNNNNVVNNSGKLTRVSSTPALKALVSPEVAPMIPGGEFSRKRKALPKGKSKENPISTASPSPSFSKTAEKKEDWSGKGSKSSDEKGGKRRREDEDDDVEEEEGEGNKSNNTKPPEPPKDYIHVRARRGQATDSHSLAERVRREKIGERMKLLQDLVPGCNKVTGKALMLDEIINYVQSLQRQVEFLSMKLSSVNDTRLEFNVDALVSKDVMIPSSNNRLHEEGLQSKSSSHHHQQLNIYNNNNNSQLHPNNMMLQSPMNSLETSSLARSFTHLPTLTQFTDSISQYQMFSEEDLQSIVGMGVAQNPNHESQHMKLEL
- the LOC104760834 gene encoding transcription factor bHLH78-like isoform X1; the protein is MENELFMNTEFPPPSEFEPPSSSSAMMLNWALMDPNPQQDSSFLWEKSTDQQQQQSIFDSALSSLVSSPTPTNSNFSGGCGGGGGDGFIIRELIGKLGNIGNHNSSREIYGGTTPMSRSALCYATPMSSPPPPSNSNSHIMMNRTTPLTEFSADPGFAERAARFSCFGSRSFNGRTNSNLPVNNNNVVNNSGKLTRVSSTPALKALVSPEVAPMIPGGEFSRKRKALPKGKSKENPISTASPSPSFSKTAEKKEDWSGKGSKSSDEKGGKRRREDEDDDVEEEEGEGNKSNNTKPPEPPKDYIHVRARRGQATDSHSLAERVRREKIGERMKLLQDLVPGCNKVTGKALMLDEIINYVQSLQRQVEFLSMKLSSVNDTRLEFNVDALVSKDVMIPSSNNRLHEEGLQSKSSSHHHQQLNIYNNNNNSQLHPNNMMLQSPMNSLETSSLARSFTHLPTLTQFTDSISQYQMFSEEDLQSIVGMGVAQNPNHESQHMKLEL